A stretch of Candidatus Vicinibacter affinis DNA encodes these proteins:
- a CDS encoding DUF1801 domain-containing protein — protein sequence MTKTNIKEDHEGVSALIQNLDSSVAEAVSEIRQIFLSTDQEIGEQIKWNSPSFFYKGTMKDFNPKEYKRDIAVINLRKGILLIFPTGASIHDSTGLLEGNYSDGRRMIGFKDKTDVILKKEGLRKIINEWLLNVEKC from the coding sequence GTGACTAAAACAAATATCAAAGAAGATCATGAAGGTGTAAGTGCACTCATTCAAAATCTGGATTCTTCAGTTGCTGAAGCTGTTTCTGAAATCAGACAAATTTTTTTAAGTACCGATCAGGAAATCGGCGAACAAATCAAATGGAACTCTCCAAGTTTCTTTTATAAAGGTACAATGAAAGATTTTAATCCTAAGGAATATAAACGCGACATCGCGGTCATCAATCTGAGAAAAGGCATACTTTTGATTTTTCCAACCGGCGCTTCCATCCATGATTCTACCGGTTTGTTGGAAGGAAATTATTCAGATGGAAGAAGGATGATTGGTTTCAAAGACAAGACGGATGTAATATTGAAAAAAGAAGGTCTGCGAAAAATAATCAATGAATGGTTGCTTAATGTTGAAAAATGTTAA
- a CDS encoding GyrI-like domain-containing protein, whose protein sequence is MIPRIELMTNKSFIGIRRIMSLKENETHLLWKTFMPLRKEIKNVLDSNLYSIQIYGSQYFQHFNPNNQFEKWAAVEVSDLNSIPINLESLTIPGGMYAVFHYKGLSTDTAIFEYIFNTWLPNSEYGLDDRPYFEILGERYKNNDPDSEEEIWIPIKNK, encoded by the coding sequence ATGATACCTCGCATAGAATTAATGACCAATAAATCATTCATAGGAATACGACGCATTATGTCATTAAAAGAAAACGAAACCCACCTGTTGTGGAAAACATTTATGCCCTTGCGCAAGGAAATAAAAAATGTCCTTGATTCAAATTTATATTCCATTCAAATTTATGGATCGCAGTATTTTCAGCATTTCAATCCGAATAATCAATTTGAGAAATGGGCTGCAGTAGAGGTCAGTGATTTGAATTCCATCCCGATAAACCTCGAATCACTCACCATACCTGGCGGAATGTATGCCGTATTTCATTACAAAGGTCTAAGTACAGACACCGCCATTTTTGAATATATATTTAATACCTGGTTGCCAAATTCTGAATACGGACTTGACGATCGTCCATATTTTGAAATTTTGGGAGAACGTTACAAGAACAACGACCCGGATTCAGAAGAAGAAATCTGGATCCCCATAAAAAATAAATGA
- a CDS encoding PorT family protein — translation MKNYLILAFITVVTIGTMNAQHVNFGFKVGLNLADVASDDNSETSLKPGLNVGVIGHIHLKNNFALQPEISYSDQGAIFKSSGVESKLNLGYINVPVLLQYMFDNGFRIQAGPQVGILVNAKVKSNDVSIDVKDDLAVIDFAISAGVSYVHPPTGFGVDARYNVGLTNINDEGNVNSTNRVIQVGVFYLLGHK, via the coding sequence ATGAAAAATTATTTAATCCTTGCATTCATTACAGTTGTTACAATTGGGACGATGAACGCCCAACATGTAAATTTTGGATTTAAGGTTGGTTTAAATCTTGCTGATGTAGCGAGCGATGACAATTCTGAGACGTCTCTGAAACCTGGTCTGAATGTGGGTGTCATCGGTCATATTCACCTGAAGAACAATTTTGCCTTGCAGCCAGAGATAAGTTATTCTGATCAGGGTGCTATTTTTAAATCCTCCGGTGTCGAAAGCAAATTAAATCTTGGATATATAAATGTACCGGTTTTATTGCAATACATGTTTGACAACGGCTTTAGAATTCAGGCAGGGCCGCAAGTAGGTATCCTTGTAAATGCAAAAGTAAAAAGTAATGATGTCAGTATAGATGTTAAAGATGACCTAGCTGTCATTGATTTTGCAATAAGCGCAGGTGTAAGTTATGTACATCCTCCTACCGGATTTGGTGTGGATGCAAGATACAATGTCGGATTGACAAATATAAATGATGAAGGAAATGTAAACTCGACCAATCGAGTGATTCAAGTAGGCGTTTTCTATCTTTTAGGACATAAATAA